In a genomic window of Pelotomaculum thermopropionicum SI:
- a CDS encoding hypothetical DNA/RNA helicase (containing partial HepA (COG0553), superfamily II DNA/RNA helicases, SNF2 family): MSRDGIWRPGDWAWSWGYREPVKVIEALDLWGKNVCRVWVPGRDAVIRLQENELSSITEAGIPSRERLIYTVAAARIAESLARPDILLAPLEGSVTPLPHQLYALSRAVSGSRVRYLLADEVGLGKTIEAGLIMRELKLRGLVRRTMVVAPKGLVMQWVQEMENRFRERFHLLMPAEITALSCFEWDANVWQRFDQVVVPMDAVKPLESRRGWSRDQVSRYNRERFENLIAAGWDLIIVDEAHRIAGSTDTVARYRLGQALAEAAPYLLLLTATPHQGKTDSFHRLMALLDREAFPDVESIKRERVAPYVIRTEKRRAIDEKGQPLFKPRRTQLVPVVWQSRHQKQRELYEAVTEYVREGYNRALKEKRNYIGFLMVLMQRLVASSTRAIRTALERRLEVIEQEAPLQINSEIELEEDWWDLDGQEQLEQILKHRLVAFASEREEVKRLLSLARQCESLPDARAEALLEWMYRLQAEENDPELKFLIFTEFIPTQEMLKEFLENRGFSVVCLNGSMGLEERRRVQQEFAGHARVLVSTDAGGEGLNLQFCHVVINYDLPWNPMRLEQRIGRVDRIGQEHVVRALNFVLQDTIEYRVQEVLQEKLAAILADFGVDKMSDVLDSAEVATDFEDLYKEAILSPEEVESRIERLEAELRQRIQEVTMANRLLGEEAELDSRLVEKISGHPLPYWVERMTINFLVSEGGRVEPKLAGYDLTWPDGFTMKDVAFSRQEADKHSMSYLSLEEPRVRGLVTRMPLAVAGQPVAKVRLKGLPQEISGYWSLWRISLMAENMREVRVLPLFQQEKDGKILMPTARRIWDLLLQEETSLEIQGYITGEKSEEIFERLQKQAVRYGHNLFLELKAEYEEHLQKEREKGRYAFQIRQQAIMRIGLPAVRQHRLAELERQKKEWALLLKQKEKILPELSAITIVYIEGGVP, encoded by the coding sequence TTGAGTCGGGATGGTATATGGCGGCCCGGTGACTGGGCCTGGAGCTGGGGGTATCGTGAACCGGTGAAGGTTATCGAAGCCCTGGACCTGTGGGGAAAGAACGTCTGCCGCGTCTGGGTGCCGGGCCGGGACGCGGTTATCCGCCTTCAGGAAAACGAATTATCCTCGATAACAGAGGCAGGCATACCCAGTAGGGAACGGCTTATTTACACCGTCGCCGCGGCCCGAATCGCTGAAAGCCTGGCCAGGCCGGATATCCTCCTGGCACCACTCGAAGGCAGCGTCACTCCTTTGCCCCACCAACTCTACGCTCTTTCCCGGGCTGTTTCCGGCAGCAGGGTCCGGTATCTTCTAGCTGATGAGGTCGGCCTCGGCAAAACAATAGAAGCCGGTCTAATCATGCGCGAACTAAAGCTCAGGGGGCTCGTCAGGCGCACGATGGTGGTGGCGCCGAAGGGCCTGGTGATGCAGTGGGTGCAGGAAATGGAAAACCGTTTTCGGGAACGCTTTCACCTGCTGATGCCCGCCGAGATCACAGCTCTATCGTGCTTTGAATGGGATGCCAACGTCTGGCAGCGGTTTGACCAGGTCGTTGTTCCCATGGATGCCGTAAAGCCTTTGGAATCGCGCCGGGGGTGGAGCAGGGACCAGGTAAGCCGCTATAACCGGGAACGCTTCGAAAACCTTATCGCTGCGGGTTGGGATTTGATTATTGTCGATGAAGCTCACCGAATTGCCGGTAGCACGGATACCGTGGCCAGGTACCGCTTAGGCCAAGCGCTGGCTGAAGCTGCACCGTATCTTCTTCTCCTCACGGCGACGCCCCACCAGGGAAAAACTGATTCCTTCCACCGGCTTATGGCCCTCCTTGATAGGGAGGCTTTCCCCGATGTTGAGTCCATAAAGCGGGAGAGAGTGGCCCCGTACGTAATCCGCACCGAAAAACGCCGGGCCATTGATGAGAAGGGTCAGCCGTTATTCAAACCGCGCCGCACCCAGCTGGTACCCGTGGTATGGCAGTCCAGGCATCAAAAGCAGCGGGAACTATATGAAGCGGTGACGGAATATGTGCGGGAAGGATACAACCGGGCGCTGAAAGAAAAGCGAAACTATATCGGCTTTTTGATGGTTCTCATGCAGCGCCTGGTAGCCAGCAGCACCAGGGCTATCCGGACCGCCCTGGAACGGAGGCTGGAAGTGATCGAACAGGAAGCTCCTCTTCAAATTAACAGTGAAATAGAGCTGGAAGAAGACTGGTGGGACCTTGACGGGCAGGAGCAGCTCGAGCAAATTCTGAAGCACCGTTTAGTCGCCTTTGCTAGTGAACGGGAAGAGGTCAAGCGTCTTTTATCCCTGGCGCGTCAGTGCGAGTCCCTGCCCGACGCGCGGGCCGAAGCCTTGCTGGAGTGGATGTACCGGCTGCAGGCCGAAGAGAACGACCCCGAGCTCAAGTTTCTCATCTTTACCGAGTTCATTCCGACCCAGGAGATGCTCAAGGAGTTTCTGGAAAACAGGGGCTTTAGTGTCGTTTGTCTAAACGGATCCATGGGGCTGGAAGAAAGGCGGAGGGTCCAGCAGGAATTTGCCGGCCATGCCAGGGTGCTTGTATCCACCGATGCCGGCGGCGAGGGCTTAAATCTGCAGTTTTGCCACGTGGTCATCAACTACGATTTGCCGTGGAACCCCATGCGCTTAGAACAACGTATCGGACGGGTGGACCGCATCGGCCAGGAACACGTTGTCCGGGCACTCAACTTTGTCCTGCAGGACACTATTGAATACCGGGTGCAGGAAGTCCTCCAGGAAAAACTGGCCGCAATCCTGGCGGATTTCGGCGTTGACAAGATGAGCGATGTTCTCGACTCGGCTGAAGTAGCGACGGATTTCGAGGACCTGTATAAAGAGGCTATCCTCAGCCCGGAAGAAGTTGAGTCCCGTATTGAACGGCTGGAGGCTGAACTTCGGCAGCGCATCCAGGAAGTAACTATGGCTAACCGGCTTTTGGGAGAAGAGGCAGAACTTGATTCCCGGCTGGTGGAGAAGATTTCCGGCCATCCGCTTCCGTACTGGGTAGAGCGCATGACCATCAACTTTTTGGTAAGCGAAGGCGGAAGAGTAGAGCCCAAATTGGCAGGTTATGATTTGACCTGGCCCGACGGCTTCACTATGAAGGACGTGGCTTTCTCCCGGCAGGAAGCAGATAAGCACTCAATGTCTTATCTCAGCCTGGAAGAACCGAGGGTTCGCGGCCTGGTCACCCGCATGCCCTTGGCCGTGGCAGGTCAGCCCGTTGCGAAGGTCAGGCTCAAAGGACTGCCGCAGGAAATAAGCGGCTACTGGTCTTTATGGCGGATATCTCTTATGGCGGAAAACATGCGTGAGGTTCGGGTTCTACCCTTGTTCCAGCAGGAAAAAGACGGCAAAATACTCATGCCCACCGCCCGCAGGATATGGGATTTGTTATTACAGGAAGAAACCTCGCTCGAAATCCAGGGTTATATTACAGGCGAAAAATCCGAGGAAATCTTTGAGAGGCTCCAGAAGCAGGCTGTACGATACGGGCATAATCTTTTCCTGGAACTTAAAGCAGAGTATGAAGAGCATCTGCAGAAAGAGCGGGAAAAAGGCCGGTATGCGTTCCAAATTCGCCAGCAGGCCATTATGAGGATTGGCCTGCCCGCCGTGCGCCAGCACCGCCTGGCCGAATTGGAACGCCAGAAGAAAGAGTGGGCCCTGCTGCTCAAGCAGAAGGAAAAAATCTTGCCGGAACTAAGCGCGATTACCATTGTCTACATAGAAGGTGGAGTCCCATGA
- the Tra5 gene encoding transposase and inactivated derivatives, with protein MIQDEGFAYGYLKLTYCLRKNFNLIINKKKVFRLCKELQVLRPQRRIKTRHPRRLARNRVITGPNQLWETDLKYGYIAGENSFFFILSIIDVFDRSIVGYHIGLACEARDAAITLKNALLKRQLYEAEKKPAIRSDNGPQFISNLFEGTCVELSIEHERIPFKMPNKNAHIESFHAILEEECLSRYEFESYAEAYEIVDKFMRFYNKVRIHSGIKFFSPMECYQLLRENRLELKPVRV; from the coding sequence TTGATCCAGGACGAGGGTTTTGCTTACGGCTATTTAAAGCTCACTTACTGCCTGCGGAAAAATTTCAACCTGATCATCAACAAAAAGAAAGTATTTCGCTTATGTAAAGAACTTCAGGTGCTACGGCCGCAGAGGAGGATAAAAACCAGACACCCCAGAAGGCTGGCACGTAACCGGGTTATCACAGGTCCCAACCAGTTATGGGAAACGGATCTAAAATACGGTTACATTGCCGGCGAAAACAGCTTCTTCTTTATCCTGTCCATTATTGACGTATTTGACCGTTCTATTGTGGGTTATCACATAGGGCTGGCATGCGAAGCCAGGGATGCAGCAATAACCCTGAAAAACGCCCTTTTAAAACGCCAGCTATATGAAGCAGAGAAGAAGCCGGCAATCAGGTCCGATAACGGCCCACAGTTTATCAGTAACCTTTTTGAAGGAACATGTGTGGAGTTAAGTATCGAACATGAAAGGATACCGTTCAAGATGCCCAATAAAAATGCCCATATAGAGTCATTTCATGCTATTTTAGAGGAGGAATGCCTATCGCGCTACGAATTTGAAAGTTATGCCGAAGCATACGAGATAGTGGATAAGTTTATGCGGTTCTATAACAAGGTTCGTATCCACTCCGGCATTAAATTCTTTTCTCCAATGGAATGTTACCAGTTACTGAGGGAAAATCGTTTGGAGCTCAAACCTGTCAGGGTATAA
- a CDS encoding transposase and inactivated derivatives, which yields MQSTMDKTIKELAKECETVEDVHNMLKNLFKDTLQQIFEAEMDEHLGYKKHSPEGNNTGNSRNGYSKKTIQTKLGKTEIEIPRDRNGEFEPRIIKKYQTTSNDLEDQIIAMYAKGMTTRDIEDHMRDIYGIDVSPVMVSKVTDKIMPMITEWQSRPLERVYPIIYLDAIFFKVRKDNRIINKAAYSVLGINMAGQKDILGIWIGENESASFWLGVCNDLKNRGVQDILIACKDGLSGFSEAINTVFPRTEIQLCIIHQIRNSLKYVPWKEQKELMADLKKVYQALTMEEAELAFKMFKEKWGKKHPVIIRSWEKNWLELTAYFKYPYEIRKLIYTTNIIEGYHRQLRKVTKTKTAYPTDDALKKIIYLATVEASKKWTVPIREWKSCISLAP from the coding sequence ATGCAAAGCACTATGGACAAAACCATCAAAGAATTAGCCAAAGAATGTGAAACCGTAGAAGATGTACACAACATGCTTAAGAACCTCTTTAAAGACACTTTGCAGCAAATATTTGAGGCCGAGATGGATGAACACCTGGGGTATAAAAAGCATAGCCCGGAGGGTAATAATACAGGTAACAGCCGCAATGGTTACAGCAAGAAAACCATCCAGACCAAGCTGGGCAAAACCGAAATAGAAATACCCCGTGATCGCAATGGAGAATTTGAGCCCAGGATTATCAAAAAGTACCAGACAACCTCAAATGACCTGGAAGACCAGATTATCGCCATGTACGCCAAGGGTATGACCACCCGGGATATTGAGGATCATATGCGGGATATCTATGGTATCGACGTATCCCCGGTAATGGTCAGCAAGGTGACGGACAAAATAATGCCTATGATCACCGAGTGGCAGTCAAGACCCTTAGAACGCGTATACCCTATCATTTACCTGGATGCCATTTTCTTTAAAGTGCGCAAGGACAACCGTATTATAAACAAGGCTGCCTACAGCGTACTGGGCATCAACATGGCCGGCCAGAAGGACATACTGGGCATCTGGATTGGGGAAAATGAAAGTGCCAGCTTCTGGCTTGGAGTGTGCAACGACCTGAAAAACAGAGGCGTGCAGGACATCCTGATTGCCTGTAAAGACGGGCTTTCCGGGTTTTCCGAGGCTATCAATACCGTGTTTCCCCGGACAGAAATCCAGCTATGCATAATACATCAAATCCGTAATTCCCTGAAATACGTGCCTTGGAAGGAACAAAAGGAATTAATGGCCGACCTCAAGAAAGTATACCAGGCCCTTACCATGGAGGAAGCGGAACTCGCCTTTAAAATGTTCAAGGAGAAGTGGGGTAAAAAACACCCGGTTATTATCCGCTCCTGGGAGAAAAACTGGCTGGAACTGACGGCTTACTTCAAGTACCCATACGAGATTCGCAAACTCATTTACACTACCAATATCATCGAAGGATACCACCGGCAGCTACGCAAGGTAACCAAGACAAAAACCGCGTATCCGACGGATGACGCCTTAAAAAAGATTATCTACCTGGCTACTGTTGAGGCATCCAAAAAGTGGACTGTACCGATCAGGGAGTGGAAAAGTTGTATCTCTTTAGCCCCCTAA
- a CDS encoding hypothetical protein (containing large family of predicted nucleotide-binding domains (PINc)) — MADSRRIHVTDTNIWIDLYGGGIIHEAFQLPLRFIAPDVVIAELRVPDGRALVSLGLQQEELAGDEVRLVIQLASRYPAPSRVDLFALALAKARGAVLLTGDRHLRKAAEQ; from the coding sequence ATGGCGGATTCCCGGCGGATCCACGTGACTGACACGAACATCTGGATCGACCTGTATGGCGGCGGGATTATTCACGAAGCGTTCCAACTGCCGCTCCGGTTTATCGCCCCTGATGTGGTTATTGCCGAATTACGGGTGCCCGATGGACGAGCCCTGGTATCCCTCGGATTGCAGCAGGAGGAACTTGCCGGCGACGAGGTCCGCCTAGTCATTCAATTAGCAAGCCGGTATCCCGCGCCCTCGCGCGTGGACCTTTTTGCCCTGGCGCTGGCCAAAGCAAGGGGCGCTGTTTTGCTAACCGGTGACAGGCACCTACGGAAAGCCGCGGAACAATAA
- a CDS encoding hypothetical protein (containing HipB (COG1396), predicted transcriptional regulator and COG2856, predicted Zn peptidase): MVGERLRLARRAAGLSLRELANRVGVSPQAISKYERGLDIPSSGVLLRLAEALGVNVEYFFRTRRVNLSVPAYRKNSALRRKQEQTVLAQIQGWLERYLEIEALFPPGDAARGFVLPEGVNPRITVPEEAERVAEELRAAWQLGLAPIENLTELLEDKGIKVGLVDGVDGFDACTFMMEDNTPVIVMRRSLPGDRQRFNLAHELGHIILRPEKGASAEKAAHRFAGAFLVPAPAARRELGERRQALSFYELHLLKHKYGLSMQAWIYRAKGLSIISEALATNLFREFHRRGWHQKEPGDALPPEEPKRMERLVMRALAEDLISESRAAELLAKSLAEFWREVAERHGGFPADPRD; encoded by the coding sequence ATGGTCGGAGAACGGCTCAGGCTGGCCCGGCGGGCCGCCGGACTGAGTTTGCGGGAATTAGCCAACCGTGTGGGTGTGTCGCCTCAGGCCATTTCAAAGTACGAACGGGGCTTAGACATACCAAGTTCCGGTGTCCTGCTCCGTCTGGCAGAGGCGCTCGGGGTCAATGTTGAATATTTTTTCAGGACGCGTAGGGTGAACCTTTCCGTGCCGGCTTACCGTAAAAATTCTGCGCTGCGCCGCAAGCAAGAACAAACGGTCCTTGCCCAAATCCAGGGGTGGCTTGAACGATATCTCGAGATTGAAGCGCTTTTCCCGCCCGGCGACGCCGCACGCGGCTTTGTTTTACCGGAGGGCGTAAATCCCAGGATTACCGTGCCGGAAGAAGCGGAGCGGGTGGCGGAAGAGCTAAGGGCGGCCTGGCAGTTAGGCTTGGCCCCCATCGAAAACCTGACCGAACTTCTTGAGGATAAAGGGATCAAGGTTGGGTTGGTGGACGGTGTGGATGGCTTTGACGCCTGCACCTTCATGATGGAGGACAACACCCCGGTCATTGTTATGCGGCGTAGTCTTCCCGGCGACCGCCAGCGCTTCAATTTGGCCCACGAATTAGGGCACATTATTCTCCGGCCCGAAAAAGGGGCGAGTGCAGAGAAAGCGGCGCACCGGTTTGCCGGTGCTTTTTTAGTCCCCGCACCGGCGGCGCGCCGCGAATTGGGGGAGCGGCGGCAGGCGCTTAGCTTCTATGAACTGCATCTTTTAAAGCATAAATACGGCCTCAGTATGCAGGCCTGGATTTACCGGGCGAAGGGTCTAAGTATCATTTCGGAAGCGCTCGCCACGAATTTGTTCCGCGAATTTCACCGCCGTGGCTGGCACCAGAAAGAACCCGGCGATGCTCTGCCCCCCGAGGAACCAAAGCGGATGGAACGGCTGGTGATGCGTGCGCTTGCGGAGGATCTGATCTCAGAATCCCGTGCCGCCGAACTGCTCGCCAAATCCCTGGCTGAATTTTGGCGGGAGGTGGCCGAGCGGCATGGCGGATTCCCGGCGGATCCACGTGACTGA
- the AmiR gene encoding response regulator (with putative antiterminator output domain): MLGARIVIADADAGYRKSLKEKLIHAGYFVAGEVSDGRSALKVIFQTEPDLVIMDTRLPGSGGMEIIRIIEEHRVAPVILLTASHEQELLEEAKDSWIFACLVKPVSDAQLFLAVEIAIANFRKFIKLEEENRRLKKALEERKLVEKAKGLVMEARGLSEKEAYKFLQKLSMDNCISLARVAKRVISYYEKKV; encoded by the coding sequence ATGCTTGGGGCCCGGATAGTCATCGCCGACGCTGACGCCGGATACCGCAAAAGTTTAAAGGAAAAGCTAATCCACGCCGGCTATTTTGTGGCAGGCGAGGTAAGTGACGGAAGGAGCGCCCTGAAGGTGATTTTTCAGACCGAGCCCGACCTTGTGATTATGGACACAAGGCTGCCGGGGTCGGGGGGTATGGAGATCATCAGGATAATCGAAGAGCACCGGGTCGCCCCGGTAATCCTGCTGACGGCCTCCCACGAGCAGGAACTTTTGGAGGAGGCAAAAGACTCCTGGATTTTTGCCTGCCTTGTCAAGCCCGTCAGCGATGCGCAGTTATTTTTGGCGGTTGAAATTGCCATAGCCAATTTCAGAAAGTTTATTAAGCTGGAAGAGGAAAACCGCCGCCTTAAAAAGGCCCTGGAGGAGAGAAAACTGGTTGAAAAGGCCAAGGGACTGGTTATGGAGGCCAGGGGCCTGAGTGAAAAGGAGGCCTACAAGTTCCTTCAGAAGCTGAGCATGGACAACTGCATTTCCCTTGCCAGGGTGGCAAAGCGGGTAATCTCCTACTATGAAAAGAAGGTTTAG
- the GlnA gene encoding glutamine synthetase translates to MKAITSGSGLCGAFIFWQKGGCGSLKALTKEEVLDRAKEYNVKFIRLQFTDIFGTFKNIAVTVEELERALEGRVMFDSSVIEGFVHNKESDIYLYPDPSTFEIFPWRPRDGAVARLICDVYSPAGEPYPGCSRSALKRVLKKAADMGFHLRVGAQIEFFLFQTDSQGKPTTITHDQAGYCDLSPVDLGENARRDMVLTLEEMGFEISSSHHEKSAGQHEIFIKEDSAPAIADKIATFKFVVRTIAQRHGLHASFMPKPVSTLNGSGMHLHHSLWSNGRNMFDDPAGYMGLSRTALHYIGGILRHARSITAIANPLVNSYKRLLPSELCPVLVAWSEQNRNTMLRVPAQRGDGTRIILRSPDPTCNPYLVLAATLDAGLTGIAEGIEPPPPRPENDLDPRALRKLVRKEGLPRNLGEALRHLAEDRVIRRAVGECISSRFLESKELEWERFQAQVHQWELDEYLINY, encoded by the coding sequence GTGAAGGCTATTACCTCCGGTAGTGGTCTTTGTGGGGCGTTTATTTTTTGGCAGAAAGGAGGCTGCGGCAGTCTGAAAGCATTAACCAAAGAGGAAGTTTTAGACAGGGCAAAAGAGTACAACGTTAAATTCATCCGCCTTCAATTTACCGATATTTTCGGGACTTTCAAGAATATTGCGGTTACGGTGGAGGAGCTGGAACGGGCGCTGGAAGGCAGGGTCATGTTTGACAGCTCTGTCATCGAGGGTTTTGTTCACAACAAGGAAAGCGACATTTACCTTTACCCCGATCCGTCAACCTTCGAGATCTTCCCCTGGCGGCCCAGGGACGGGGCCGTGGCCCGCTTAATCTGCGATGTATATTCACCGGCAGGGGAGCCTTATCCCGGCTGCTCGCGCTCCGCGTTAAAGAGGGTTCTGAAAAAGGCGGCGGATATGGGATTTCACCTCCGGGTCGGCGCCCAGATAGAATTCTTCCTTTTCCAGACCGACAGCCAGGGCAAGCCCACCACCATCACCCACGACCAGGCTGGTTACTGCGACCTGTCCCCGGTGGACCTCGGTGAAAACGCCAGGCGGGACATGGTTTTGACCCTGGAAGAGATGGGGTTTGAGATTTCTTCCTCCCATCACGAGAAGTCGGCCGGGCAGCACGAGATTTTCATTAAGGAGGACAGCGCGCCGGCCATTGCAGACAAAATTGCCACTTTTAAGTTCGTAGTCCGCACCATTGCCCAGCGGCACGGCCTGCACGCATCTTTCATGCCCAAGCCCGTGAGCACCCTGAACGGTTCCGGGATGCACCTGCACCATTCCCTGTGGAGCAACGGCAGGAATATGTTTGACGATCCGGCCGGCTACATGGGCTTAAGCCGGACGGCGCTGCACTATATAGGGGGCATTCTGCGGCATGCCCGCTCCATTACTGCCATTGCCAACCCCCTCGTAAATTCCTACAAGCGCCTTCTGCCCAGCGAATTGTGCCCGGTGCTGGTGGCCTGGTCCGAACAAAACCGCAATACCATGCTCCGCGTCCCTGCCCAGCGGGGGGACGGAACCAGGATTATTCTCCGCAGTCCGGACCCGACCTGTAACCCCTACCTGGTTCTGGCCGCCACGCTGGATGCAGGGCTCACCGGAATAGCCGAGGGAATAGAGCCGCCTCCGCCGCGGCCGGAAAACGATCTCGATCCCAGGGCGTTGAGAAAGCTGGTCAGAAAGGAAGGGCTTCCCCGCAACCTGGGAGAGGCGCTGCGCCATCTGGCCGAAGACCGGGTGATCCGGCGGGCCGTGGGCGAGTGCATTTCGTCGCGCTTCCTCGAAAGCAAGGAACTGGAGTGGGAGCGCTTTCAAGCCCAGGTGCACCAGTGGGAGCTGGACGAGTACCTGATTAATTATTAG
- the GltB gene encoding glutamate synthase domain 2 — protein MTFSKGINSTAATLTKLRTGNDKCEFSGMCVTCLDGCVGLCEVGKSSIRAKEMLYPQPFGKITTASQKDYPVDYSHFNIMGTAVGAVGIEADSDKAIFPAVSLEAEVGAANKIKLNLPIVVAAMGSTNVAADNWEHLAAGAAICGVGIVIGENVCAMDPNAEIKNGRVVHSPNLARRIKDFQRWYNGKGFIAVQANVEDTMLGVQEYALEKLGVDAVEIKWGQGAKDIGGEVKLNTLERALQLKSRGYIVLPDPEDPKVQEAYRMGAFKEFERHSRVGMVNQESFNARVEELRKAGAKYVMLKTGAYRPADLARAVKFASDARIDLLTVDGAGGGTGMSPWRMMNEWGVPTVYIQALLVRYLDRLAAKGAFVPPVAIAGGFTLEDHLFKGLAMGAPHIKAIGMARSPLTAAMVGKTVGEAIKNGKVPPEHKKYGESIEQVFIAAAELKDKLGSDFEKLPVGAIGVYSYFERLAQGLRQFMCGARKFALQYITRNDIAALTREAAEISGIRYIMDIDSEEVDQILG, from the coding sequence ATGACATTCAGCAAGGGTATCAACTCTACTGCAGCTACGCTGACAAAACTGCGTACCGGCAACGACAAGTGCGAATTCAGCGGCATGTGCGTTACCTGTCTGGACGGGTGCGTCGGCCTCTGCGAGGTGGGCAAGTCGTCCATCCGGGCCAAGGAGATGCTTTATCCGCAGCCTTTCGGCAAGATTACCACCGCTTCCCAGAAGGATTACCCGGTTGACTATTCCCATTTCAACATTATGGGCACGGCAGTCGGCGCCGTAGGTATCGAGGCGGATTCGGACAAGGCCATTTTCCCGGCCGTCAGCCTGGAAGCTGAAGTCGGCGCGGCCAACAAGATTAAGCTTAACCTGCCCATCGTGGTTGCTGCAATGGGTTCCACCAACGTGGCGGCCGACAACTGGGAGCACCTGGCCGCCGGGGCGGCGATCTGCGGTGTGGGCATTGTTATAGGCGAAAACGTGTGTGCAATGGACCCCAACGCCGAAATAAAGAACGGCCGGGTGGTGCATTCGCCCAACCTGGCCAGGCGGATCAAAGACTTTCAGAGGTGGTACAACGGCAAGGGATTCATTGCCGTCCAGGCCAATGTTGAGGACACCATGCTGGGCGTCCAGGAATACGCGCTGGAAAAGCTCGGCGTTGATGCCGTTGAAATAAAGTGGGGCCAGGGGGCCAAGGACATCGGCGGTGAAGTCAAGCTGAACACCCTGGAGCGGGCGCTTCAGCTCAAGAGCCGCGGCTATATCGTGCTGCCCGATCCGGAAGACCCGAAGGTTCAGGAGGCCTACCGGATGGGAGCCTTCAAGGAGTTCGAGCGGCATTCCCGGGTCGGCATGGTCAACCAGGAGAGCTTTAACGCCCGGGTCGAGGAACTCCGCAAGGCGGGGGCGAAGTACGTCATGCTCAAGACCGGCGCCTACCGTCCGGCAGACCTGGCCAGGGCCGTAAAATTTGCCTCCGACGCCAGAATCGACCTGCTTACCGTTGACGGCGCGGGCGGCGGAACCGGCATGAGCCCGTGGCGGATGATGAATGAATGGGGGGTTCCCACGGTATACATCCAGGCGCTTCTGGTCAGGTATCTGGACAGGCTGGCGGCCAAGGGAGCCTTTGTTCCCCCGGTGGCCATTGCCGGCGGGTTTACCCTGGAAGATCACCTGTTCAAGGGTCTCGCCATGGGCGCCCCGCACATCAAGGCCATCGGCATGGCCCGTTCGCCCCTCACCGCCGCCATGGTCGGCAAGACCGTCGGCGAGGCCATTAAGAACGGCAAGGTGCCGCCCGAGCACAAGAAGTACGGCGAGTCTATCGAGCAGGTCTTTATTGCGGCGGCCGAACTGAAAGACAAACTGGGCAGCGATTTCGAAAAACTGCCGGTCGGAGCCATCGGCGTGTACAGCTATTTTGAGCGTCTGGCCCAGGGTCTCAGGCAGTTCATGTGCGGCGCCCGGAAATTCGCCCTGCAGTACATTACCAGGAACGACATTGCTGCCCTTACCAGGGAGGCGGCGGAAATTTCCGGCATCCGCTACATCATGGACATAGATTCCGAAGAGGTAGACCAGATTTTAGGCTGA
- the AmiR gene encoding response regulator (with putative antiterminator output domain): MGEYRVVIIDSDATWRRNIKAMLAKMGYWVIGEAEDGVSGLKLVRTRQPDLVIIEAFLPGMDGHEVARIIHEDKLAPVVLIGNSTQQNIIEKAKAARVFAFLMKQELEYNLIPAVELALMNYQEIVRLENQVKELKDTLETRKVVERAKGILMETMGISETEAFKRIQRQSMNKRISMRAVAEAIILAHNL; this comes from the coding sequence ATGGGAGAATATAGAGTTGTAATAATTGACAGCGATGCCACCTGGAGAAGGAACATTAAGGCCATGCTGGCCAAAATGGGCTATTGGGTAATAGGTGAAGCCGAAGACGGGGTGAGCGGCTTGAAGCTGGTCCGGACCAGGCAGCCGGATCTCGTCATTATCGAGGCCTTCCTTCCGGGAATGGACGGCCATGAGGTAGCCCGCATCATTCATGAAGATAAACTGGCCCCGGTTGTGCTGATCGGCAACTCCACCCAGCAGAATATTATTGAAAAGGCCAAGGCAGCCAGAGTGTTTGCCTTTTTAATGAAGCAGGAACTGGAGTACAACCTTATTCCGGCGGTTGAGCTGGCTTTAATGAATTACCAGGAGATAGTAAGGCTGGAGAACCAGGTAAAGGAATTAAAGGACACGCTTGAAACCAGGAAGGTGGTGGAGCGGGCCAAGGGTATCCTGATGGAGACCATGGGGATATCTGAAACCGAGGCGTTCAAGCGGATTCAGAGGCAGAGCATGAACAAGCGCATTTCCATGCGCGCGGTGGCCGAAGCCATTATCCTGGCCCATAACCTGTGA